The nucleotide window TTGGGGCCCCACGCTACCACCTCAACCTAGCGATCTTCGAAGAATCGAGGGTGCCGTAGTGCCTGTAGAGAACTACCACTAGGCTTAGTGCAAGGGCAAGCAGTGCCGCGCTCACCGCCATGTTTAATGCAACGTAGATTTGCGCCAGCGAATCCAAGCCGTTCTCCTTCATTCCCATCCCCAGGAAGTTTACGTTAACAGCGGTTGCTACTATCTCAAGCCCCATGACGATTTTTATCAGGTTACGCTTCGCTGCTATGCAGTACAAACCCACCGCCATCAGTGCCGCTGCGGTTACCGTGTAGGCGTTGATGACCGCCATCTCTCTCCCACCTCGGATAGCAGGTGTAGGAGGGCTACTACAACGGCAACGAGAAGCAGAAGCTGCGCGAACAT belongs to Thermofilaceae archaeon and includes:
- a CDS encoding NADH-quinone oxidoreductase subunit K, translated to MAVINAYTVTAAALMAVGLYCIAAKRNLIKIVMGLEIVATAVNVNFLGMGMKENGLDSLAQIYVALNMAVSAALLALALSLVVVLYRHYGTLDSSKIARLRW